Proteins encoded together in one Phalacrocorax aristotelis chromosome 7, bGulAri2.1, whole genome shotgun sequence window:
- the HDDC3 gene encoding guanosine-3',5'-bis(diphosphate) 3'-pyrophosphohydrolase MESH1 has translation MGSEAARLLEAADFAARKHKEQRRKDPEGTPYINHPIGVARILAHEAGVTDIVVLQAALLHDTVEDTDTTFSEIEEWFGEEVRRVVEEVTDDKTLPKAERKRLQVEHAPGSSPRAKLVKLADKLYNLRDLNRCTPQGWSSQRVEEYFRWAARVVAGLRGTSAPLEAELQRLFGERGLAL, from the exons ATGGGCTCCGAGGCGGCGCGGCTGCTGGAGGCGGCCGACTTCGCGGCCAGGAAGCACAAGGAGCAGCGGCGGAAAGACCCCGAGGGCACCCCCTACATCAACCACCCCATCG GTGTAGCCAGGATCTTGGCCCACGAGGCTGGCGTGACGGACATTGTCGTGCTGCAG GCTGCCCTCCTGCACGACACGGTGGAGGACACGGACACCACCTTCTCCGAGATCGAGGAGTGGTTTGGGGAGGAGGTCAGGCGCGTCGTGGAGGAGGTGACGGATGACAAGACTCTGCCCAAAGCAGAGCGAAAGCGCCTGCAGGTCGAACACGCGCCCGGCAGCAGCCCCCGGGCCAAGCTGGTCAAGCTGGCGGACAAGCTGTACAACCTGCGGGACCTGAACCGCTGCACCCCGCAAG GGTGGTCGTCGCAGCGTGTGGAGGAGTACTTCCGGTGGGCGGCGCGGGTGGTGGCCGGCCTGCGCGGGACGAGCGCGCCGCTGGAGGCGGAGCTGCAGCGGCTCTTCGGGGAGCGCGGCTTAGCCCTGTGA
- the VPS33B gene encoding vacuolar protein sorting-associated protein 33B isoform X2: MAFAGRRDVPEAPDFGILKRLARDQLIYLLEQLPGKKDLFIEPDLMSPLDRIANVSILKQHEVDKLYKVESRPAPSASDQFCFLVRPRIKTMRYIADIVNADKMSGRSRKYKIIFSPQKFYACEMVLEEEGVFGDVTCDEWSFYLLPLDEDIISMELPEFFRDYFLEGDHCWINSIARALQLLNSLYGPFGKAYGIGRCAKMSYELWRDLEEESEGDGQGRKPEIGNVFLMDRDMDYVTALCSQVVYEGLVDDTFRIKCGSVDFGPDVTSSDKSIKVLLNAQDKVFSQIRNEHFSSVFGFLSQKSRNLQAQYDRRRGMDIKQMKNFVSQELKGLKQEHRLLSLHIGACESIMKKKTKQDFQEMIKAEHSLLEGFDIRESTSFIEEHIDRQVSPIESLRLMCLLSITENGLIPKDYRSLKTQYLQSYGPEHLLTFHNLKRIGLLTEQSAGETLTAVESKVSKLVTDRAAGKITDAFNSLARKSNFRAISKKLGLIPRVDGEYDLKMPRDMAYVFSGAYIPLSCKIIEQVLERRSWLGLEEVVRLLNGNEFSVSDSAVEDNPAWESQRVILAVFLGGCTFSEIAALRFLGKERGCKFIFLTTAITNSARMMEAMIEAKA, from the exons ATGGCGTTCGCCGGCCGCCGGGACGTGCCTGAGGCGCCCGACTTCGGCATCCTGAAGCGGTTGGCGAGGGACCAGCTCATCTacctgctggagcag ctccccggGAAGAAGGACCTGTTCATCGAGCCCGACCTGATGAGCCCCCTGGACCGCATCGCCAACGTCTCCATCCTGAAG cagcacgaGGTGGACAAGCTGTACAAGGTGGAGAGCCGGCCGGCCCCCAGCGCCAGCGACCA GTTCTGCTTCCTCGTCCGGCCACGGATCAAGACGATGAGGTACATTGCTG ATATTGTCAATGCTGACAAGATGTCAGGGAGGAGCAGAAAGTACAAGATCATCTTCAGCCCCCAAAAG TTTTATGCTTGCGAGATggtgctggaggaagaaggagtcTTTGGTG ATGTCACCTGCGATGAATGGTCCTTTTACCTGCTCCCCCTGGATGAAGACATCATCAGCATGGAGCTGCCTGAGTTCTTTCGCGACTACTTCTTG GAGGGAGATCACTGCTGGATCAACTCCATCGCTCGAGCCCTGCAGTTACTGAACTCCCTGTATGGACCTTTCGGCAAGGCCTATGGGATTGGCAGGTGTGCCAAG ATGAGCTACGAGCTGTGGCGGGACCTGGAGGAGGAGAGTGAGGGCGACGGCCAGGGCAGGAAGCCCGAGATTGGCAATGTCTTCCTCATGGACAGAG ACATGGACTACGTGACGGCGCTGTGCTCCCAGGTGGTGTACGAGGGGCTGGTGGATGACACCTTCCGCATCAAGTGTG ggagcGTGGATTTTGGGCCAGATGTCACCTCTTCTGACAAGAGTATTAAGGTGCTGCTCAATGCCCAGGACAAA GTCTTCAGCCAGATTCGGAACGAGCATTTCTCCAGTGTGTTCGGCTTCCTGAGCCAGAAGTCACGTAACCTGCAGGCACAGTATGAC CGGCGCCGTGGCATGGACATCAAGCAGATGAAGAACTTTGTCTCCCAGGAACTGAAGGGACTAAAGCAAGAGCATCGCCTGCTGAGCCTGC ATATTGGTGCCTGCGAGTCCAtcatgaagaagaaaaccaagcagGACTTCCAGGAGATGATCAAGGCTGAACATT CTCTGCTGGAGGGCTTTGACATCCGTGAGAGCACCAGCTTCATAGAGGAGCACATTGACCGGCAG GTGTCCCCCATTGAGAGCCTGCGCCTGATGTGCCTCCTGTCCATCACGGAGAATG GTCTCATTCCCAAGGACTACCGCTCCCTGAAAACCCAGTACCTGCAG AGCTACGGGCCCGAGCACTTGCTGACCTTCCACAACCTCAAACGCATCGGGCTGCTGACCGAGCAGTCGGCTGGAGAGACCCTGACTGCTGTGGAGAGCAAAGTCAGCAAGCTGGTGACGGACCGTGCTGCAG gaaagaTCACAGATGCCTTTAACTCTTTGGCCAGGAAGAGCAATTTTCGAGCAATAAGCAAGAAGCTGGGGTTG ATCCCCCGTGTGGACGGAGAGTATGACCTGAAAATGCCTCGGGACATGGCATACGTTTTCAGCGGTGCCTACATCCCCCTGAGCTGCAAGATCATTGAGCAG GTGCTGGAGCGCCGCAGCTGGCTGGGCCTGGAGGAGGTCGTGCGGCTGCTCAACGGCAACGAGTTTTCCGTCTCAG ACAGCGCCGTGGAAGACAATCCCGCCTGGGAGTCCCAGCGCGTCATCCTCGCCGTCTTCCTGGGGGGCTGCACCTTTTCCGAAATCGCTGCTCTTCGGttcctggggaaggagagag GGTGCAAGTTCATCTTCCTGACTACGGCCATCACCAACAGCGCCCGGATGATGGAGGCCATGATCGAGGCCAAGGCGTGA
- the VPS33B gene encoding vacuolar protein sorting-associated protein 33B isoform X1 gives MRYIADIVNADKMSGRSRKYKIIFSPQKFYACEMVLEEEGVFGDVTCDEWSFYLLPLDEDIISMELPEFFRDYFLEGDHCWINSIARALQLLNSLYGPFGKAYGIGRCAKMSYELWRDLEEESEGDGQGRKPEIGNVFLMDRDMDYVTALCSQVVYEGLVDDTFRIKCGSVDFGPDVTSSDKSIKVLLNAQDKVFSQIRNEHFSSVFGFLSQKSRNLQAQYDRRRGMDIKQMKNFVSQELKGLKQEHRLLSLHIGACESIMKKKTKQDFQEMIKAEHSLLEGFDIRESTSFIEEHIDRQVSPIESLRLMCLLSITENGLIPKDYRSLKTQYLQSYGPEHLLTFHNLKRIGLLTEQSAGETLTAVESKVSKLVTDRAAGKITDAFNSLARKSNFRAISKKLGLIPRVDGEYDLKMPRDMAYVFSGAYIPLSCKIIEQVLERRSWLGLEEVVRLLNGNEFSVSDSAVEDNPAWESQRVILAVFLGGCTFSEIAALRFLGKERGCKFIFLTTAITNSARMMEAMIEAKA, from the exons ATGAGGTACATTGCTG ATATTGTCAATGCTGACAAGATGTCAGGGAGGAGCAGAAAGTACAAGATCATCTTCAGCCCCCAAAAG TTTTATGCTTGCGAGATggtgctggaggaagaaggagtcTTTGGTG ATGTCACCTGCGATGAATGGTCCTTTTACCTGCTCCCCCTGGATGAAGACATCATCAGCATGGAGCTGCCTGAGTTCTTTCGCGACTACTTCTTG GAGGGAGATCACTGCTGGATCAACTCCATCGCTCGAGCCCTGCAGTTACTGAACTCCCTGTATGGACCTTTCGGCAAGGCCTATGGGATTGGCAGGTGTGCCAAG ATGAGCTACGAGCTGTGGCGGGACCTGGAGGAGGAGAGTGAGGGCGACGGCCAGGGCAGGAAGCCCGAGATTGGCAATGTCTTCCTCATGGACAGAG ACATGGACTACGTGACGGCGCTGTGCTCCCAGGTGGTGTACGAGGGGCTGGTGGATGACACCTTCCGCATCAAGTGTG ggagcGTGGATTTTGGGCCAGATGTCACCTCTTCTGACAAGAGTATTAAGGTGCTGCTCAATGCCCAGGACAAA GTCTTCAGCCAGATTCGGAACGAGCATTTCTCCAGTGTGTTCGGCTTCCTGAGCCAGAAGTCACGTAACCTGCAGGCACAGTATGAC CGGCGCCGTGGCATGGACATCAAGCAGATGAAGAACTTTGTCTCCCAGGAACTGAAGGGACTAAAGCAAGAGCATCGCCTGCTGAGCCTGC ATATTGGTGCCTGCGAGTCCAtcatgaagaagaaaaccaagcagGACTTCCAGGAGATGATCAAGGCTGAACATT CTCTGCTGGAGGGCTTTGACATCCGTGAGAGCACCAGCTTCATAGAGGAGCACATTGACCGGCAG GTGTCCCCCATTGAGAGCCTGCGCCTGATGTGCCTCCTGTCCATCACGGAGAATG GTCTCATTCCCAAGGACTACCGCTCCCTGAAAACCCAGTACCTGCAG AGCTACGGGCCCGAGCACTTGCTGACCTTCCACAACCTCAAACGCATCGGGCTGCTGACCGAGCAGTCGGCTGGAGAGACCCTGACTGCTGTGGAGAGCAAAGTCAGCAAGCTGGTGACGGACCGTGCTGCAG gaaagaTCACAGATGCCTTTAACTCTTTGGCCAGGAAGAGCAATTTTCGAGCAATAAGCAAGAAGCTGGGGTTG ATCCCCCGTGTGGACGGAGAGTATGACCTGAAAATGCCTCGGGACATGGCATACGTTTTCAGCGGTGCCTACATCCCCCTGAGCTGCAAGATCATTGAGCAG GTGCTGGAGCGCCGCAGCTGGCTGGGCCTGGAGGAGGTCGTGCGGCTGCTCAACGGCAACGAGTTTTCCGTCTCAG ACAGCGCCGTGGAAGACAATCCCGCCTGGGAGTCCCAGCGCGTCATCCTCGCCGTCTTCCTGGGGGGCTGCACCTTTTCCGAAATCGCTGCTCTTCGGttcctggggaaggagagag GGTGCAAGTTCATCTTCCTGACTACGGCCATCACCAACAGCGCCCGGATGATGGAGGCCATGATCGAGGCCAAGGCGTGA